GGGCGTGCGCGAAGGCAAGCCGTATCCGGAGCACGGGCTGTCCTACCGCGACTGGTCGCAGATCCCCCCGCAGCAGATCCGGCTCGACGAATTGGTCACCACCACAACGGTGCTCGCGCTCGACCGGCTGCTCTCGGAGGACTCCACCTTCTACGGCGACCTGTTCCCGCACGCCGTGAAGTGGAAGGGCATCACCTATCTCGAGGACGGGCTGCACCGGGCGGTCCGCGCGGCCCTGCGGAACCGCACGGTGCTGCACGCCCGGGTGTTCGACATGGACGCGCTGGTGAGCCAACACCGGTAGGAGGGCTCGGTCACGTTTAGGCCTCGCCGGGTGTCGACGTAGTCAGAACCGTCGAGCCACACCCTCAAGGAGGTTTGCCATGTCCCGGCTACCGGGAGTCTCCGACCGCGACGCCGGTTTCGGCGCCAAGATCGCCTTCTTCTTCAC
This genomic window from Mycobacterium saskatchewanense contains:
- a CDS encoding type II toxin-antitoxin system VapB family antitoxin; the protein is MIFKGVREGKPYPEHGLSYRDWSQIPPQQIRLDELVTTTTVLALDRLLSEDSTFYGDLFPHAVKWKGITYLEDGLHRAVRAALRNRTVLHARVFDMDALVSQHR